In Paramormyrops kingsleyae isolate MSU_618 chromosome 5, PKINGS_0.4, whole genome shotgun sequence, one DNA window encodes the following:
- the mrtfba gene encoding myocardin-related transcription factor B, with product MEPQGLLDIEGDARMLGLLVPSPQSETVTHELEELSLQSTQNLPTLNERKNVLQLRLQQRRTREQLVDQGIMPPLKSPAAFHEQIRSLERARTENFLKHKIRSRPERSELVRMHILQETLAEPSLQATQLKLKRARLADDLNEKIAQRPGPMELVEKNILPVDSSVKEAIIVGQVNYPKTLDSCPFEEDSSDALSPEQPASQESQGSAASPGEPEAKPSEAVLLLPSSSLQAQTYRAASQVMVDMPKLVSISEQPANRVVISSQVVASGSKAGPTLVKQSQPKQANDKSRSKKGKEARPRVKKLKYHQYIPPDQKVEPSEAPMDSSYARLLQQQQLFLQLQILSQQQQQHYNYQTILPAPLKPLADGHVATASMALNSNNALPNSIMVSLPTAAPIRPSNTLTNRKPGPLPPNLEEMKVAELKMELKLRGLPVSGTKTDLIERLRPYQESSSGAGPQTTSTSSGVPPASMEVTTSLSSQHLSSIQQGATECMNATPPSSPLLSELSSASLEEVLASEVSKSPHKVGPEEKDRRLHEKERQIEELMRKLVQEQRLVEELKMQLEVEKRGQQVCQAAEPAPAAVVKEESCIPPNCTTVWAPLVQPASLTVKQEEPVTPSPPAPIPPVALPPFFIHPHVSQVLGQPQALIPTQPGTTQILVPVSLPASATTIQLPSASVNLKTQPVVQTAVPVQSQGLVHPSAPRTDTSPSQYSRQEQHIAKTFPLCTTPETGFQYSANQNHLLKEIPQCFLNSSPESRPPTVLPNGPVSKAPSSSPPTFILQPSTFSSHTPKSKDPPRYEEAVKQTRSLQAPTVAQMPTVTSQQMDDLFDILIESGEISPLIRQDLPSVRKVLPVTASVTTLPVNTVLSRPLPQVQLAPAASMSLDSTPSLAMLASDNQLEALLDGTLSEDPEPHTLGLGEELQCQLLEQPHSPMDTSELTFADAVPTTSFDLQDANLDNMEWLDLTMPGPPGGLTPLGISSDILDAHDLHLHWD from the exons ATGGAGCCTCAGGGGCTGCTGGATATAGAGGGTGATGCAAGGATGCTGGGGCTGCTGGTTCCCAGTCCACAGAGTGAGACAGTGACCCACGAGCTGGAGGAACTGTCGCTGCAGTCCACCCAGAACCTGCCAACCCTCAACGAACGCAAGAATG tccttcagcTCCGACTGCAGCAGCGACGCACCCGGGAGCAGCTGGTGGACCAGGGCATCATGCCTC CTCTGAAGAGTCCCGCTGCCTTTCACGAGCAGATCCGCAGCCTGGAGCGAGCCAGG ACCGAGAACTTCCTTAAACACAAGATCCGAAGCCGCCCTGAGCGCTCTGAGCTGGTCCGCATGCACATCCTACAAG AGACCCTGGCGGAACCCTCGCTGCAGGCCACCCAGCTGAAACTGAAGAGGGCCCGACTGGCCGACGACCTCAATGAGAAGATCGCACAGCGGCCGGGGCCCATGGAGCTGGTGGAGAAGAACATCCTGCCTGTGGACTCCAGCGTTAAGGAGGCCATCATTG TGGGCCAGGTGAACTACCCGAAGACGCTGGACTCATGCCCCTTTGAGGAAGACAGCAGTGACGCCCTGTCCCCAGAGCAGCCGGCCAGCCAGGAGTCCCAGGGATCTGCAGCTTCCCCTGGGGAGCCCGAGGCCAAGCCCAGCGAGGCTGTGCTCCTGCTGCCCAGCTCCAGCCTGCAGGCACAG ACCTATCGAGCTGCCTCCCAGGTTATGGTTGACATGCCCAAGCTCGTATCCATCAGCGAGCAGCCAGCCAATCGGGTGGTGATCAGTAGTCAAGTCGTAGCCTCCGGATCAAAGGCCGGGCCCACCCTAGTCAAG CAAAGCCAGCCCAAACAAGCGAATGACAAGAGTCGCAGCAAGAAGGGCAAGGAGGCCAGACCCCGGGTGAAGAAACTGAAGTATCACCAATACATCCCCCCCGACCAGAAGGTGGAGCCCAGTGAGGCCCCCATGGACTCCTCATACGCCCGACTcctacagcagcagcagctcttCCTGCAGTTGCAGATTCtgagccagcagcagcagcagcactacAACTACCAGACCATCCTACCCGCCCCCCTCAA GCCACTGGCTGACGGGCACGTAGCTACTGCCAGCATGGCCCTCAACAGCAACAATGCTCTGCCCAACTCAATCATGGTGTCCTTGCCCACCGCTGCCCCCATAAGGCCTAGCAACACCCTGACCAATCGCAAGCCTGGCCCACTGCCGCCAAACCTGGAGGAGATGAAG GTGGCCGAGCTAAAGATGGAGCTGAAATTGAGAGGCCTGCCCGTGTCAGGGACGAAGACAGACCTCATAGAGCGGCTTCGGCCTTACCAGGAGAGCTCCAGCGGCGCCGGCCCACAGACCACCTCCACCAGCAGCGGTGTGCCCCCTGCCTCTATGGAGGTGACCACCTCGTTGTCCAGTCAGCACCTGTCATctatccagcagggggcgacagagTGCATGAACGCTACTCCCCCCTCTTCGCCCTTGCTCTCGGAGCTCTCCAGCGCCAGCCTGGAGGAGGTGCTGGCATCAGAAGTCTCGAAATCACCACACAAAGTGGGCCCTGAGGAGAAGGACCGGCGCCTCCACGAGAAGGAGCGACAGATCGAGGAGCTGATGCGCAAGTTAGTACAGGAGCAGCGGCTGGTGGAGGAGCTGAAGATGCAGCTGGAGGTGGAGAAGAGGGGCCAGCAGGTCTGCCAGGCCGCGGAACCAGCCCCTGCTGCCGTTGTGAAGGAGGAGAGCTGCATCCCCCCGAATTGCACGACCGTCTGGGCCCCCCTCGTCCAGCCAGCCTCGCTTACGGTCAAGCAGGAGGAGCCTGTCACACCCTCTCCTccagcccccatccccccggtCGCACTGCCCCCCTTTTTCATCCACCCGCACGTGTCCCAGGTCCTCGGGCAGCCCCAGGCCCTGATCCCCACCCAGCCTGGCACAACCCAAATCCTAGTGCCCGTCTCTCTCCCTGCCAGCGCCACCACCATCCAGCTACCCAGCGCCAGTGTAAACCTCAAG ACGCAGCCAGTTGTCCAGACTGCTGTCCCAGTTCAGAGCCAAGGTCTCGTGCATCCTTCTGCCCCGAGAACAGACACGTCGCCCTCCCAATACAGCAGGCAAGAACAGCACATTGCTAAG ACCTTTCCGTTATGCACCACTCCAGAAACTGGTTTCCAGTACAGCGCCAACCAGAACCATCTATTGAAAGAAATACCCCAGTGCTTCCTGAACAGCTCCCCGGAGAGCAGACCCCCCACCGTTCTCCCCAACGGTCCcgtgagcaag GCTCCATCCTCCTCTCCTCCCACTTTCATCCTCCAGCCATCTACCTTCTCCAGCCACACCCCCAAGAGCAAAGACCCGCCCCGCTATGAGGAGGCTGTCAAGCAGACACGCAGCCTGCAGGCTCCCACTGTCGCCCAG ATGCCTACAGTCACCAGTCAGCAAATGGATGACCTGTTCGATATCCTGATAGAGAGCGGAG AAATCTCCCCCCTCATTCGACAAGACCTGCCCTCGGTGAGGAAAGTGCTGCCCGTGACAGCCAGCGTCACCACCCTCCCTGTCAACACCGTGCTGTCCCGCCCCCTGCCCCAAGTGCAGCTGGCCCCAGCCGCCTCCATGAGCCTCGACTCCACACCCAGCCTGGCCATGCTGGCCTCGGACAACCAGCTGGAAGCTCTTCTGGACGGCACTCTGTCGGAAGACCCCGAGCCCCACACGCTGGGACTGGGGGAGGAGCTTCAATGCCAGCTGCTGGAACAGCCTCACTCTCCCATGGACACGTCGGAACTGACGTTTGCCGACGCCGTGCCTACCACCTCCTTTGACCTCCAGGATGCTAATCTGGACAACATGGAGTGGCTGGACCTGACCATGCCGGGGCCCCCGGGAGGGCTCACGCCACTGGGTATATCCTCTGACATACTTGACGCTCACGACCTCCACTTACACTGGGACTGA